A stretch of DNA from Variovorax paradoxus:
CATCCTGCGATCCGCTGGTGAGCTAGAAAAGATGCAGGTCCTCATGCAGGGCCTGTCGAAAGAGATCACCAAGGCGGGCAAGATCGCCGAGGGCCAGAAGGGCTTCAACTTCGTCACGACGATGGCGAAGAACGCTCCCTTCGAGCTCAAGGCACTCGCCGACACCTTCGTCAAATTCAAGACCGCCGGCATCGACCCCACCAACGGGTCCATGCAGGCGCTCGTCGACTCGGTCGCCAAGTTTGGCGGCACGGGTGAAAGCCTCAAGCGCGCCTCGGTCGCCATCCAGCAGATGGCCGGCAAGGGCGTCGTCTCGATGGAAGAACTGCGCCAGCAGCTCGGTGAGGCCGTGCCCACTGCGATGCAGGACATGGCCGACCAGATGGGCATGTCCATGGGCGAGTTGGCCAACGCCGTGTCCAAGGGCACGCTGGCCGCAGGCCCGGCGCTGGACAAGATGCTGCTGCGCATGAAGGTGAACAACACCGGCGCAGCCAAAGAGATGATGGAGACCTGGGTCGGCCTTGGCGAACGCCTGAAGACCGAGTTCTCCCTGATGGCCAAGACCATCGCTGAATCCGACTTCGGCAAAGCCGCCAGCGAGTCCGTCAAGGAGCTGATCACCGCGCTGGGCACCGATGAGGCGAAGCGATTCGCGGACACGATCGGTACAGAGCTGGGTGAAGCTGTGCGCCTCATCGTCAGCTTCATCAAGACCCTGATCGAGTACCGCGGCGAGATCAAGCTGGCCGCCGAGGCGTGGATCGCCTACAAGGTCGCCACCAGCTTCTTCGCGCCCATGGTCCGCTCGATGGCGGAGGGCACGGGCAAGATCTCCGAAGGCTTCCGCAACCAGATCGCCGCGGCCAACCAGGCCGCCGCTTCGCGGCAGGCCGCATCGCTGCGCGAGATCACTGCTTCCCGTGAAAGCGCCTTGGCCGCCGAGCGCGCGTCCCTGGCCACGATTGCCGCGAAAGAACGCGAGGTCATCGCCCAGAGCCGCGCGATCGACGCGATGCTCGCCAAGCAGGCGGTCCTAGATGCCGCCATGCGCGCGAAGAAGGGCGCGGAAGTCATCGTGCCCGCAATGGCCGGCTTGCCGGGCCTGGCCGGCGCCCAGAGCGCCGCCACCGTCACCAAGGCGCAGAAGGACCTCACCGACCAGATCGCGCGTCAGAACCTCGCTTCGACAGCTGCGCGGGCAGAGCTGAACGCGCTCGCGTATGCCCACAACGGGCTTGCCAACAACGTCATCACCACCACGACCCAGATGCGGGCGCTGGAGAGCACCACGGTCGCGGCTACGGGTGCGCAGCGTGCGATGGCCATGGGCGCCAGTGCCCTGCGCGCCGGCCTGGCGCTGATCGGGGGCGGGGTGGGCCTCGTGACCATCGCGCTGATCGCCGGCATCGCCATGTGGTCCAAGTGGGCCCGCGCAGCGGAGGAAGCGCAGGCCCGCAAGCGTCGCGCTGAGAAGAAGCTCTCCACGCAAGAGGACATCGACGCCACCACGGGCGACCTGAAGTCCGCCCAGGCCGAACTGGCCAAGCGGGAGATGTTCAACAACAGCACTGGCATCTTCCTGCCGAAGAACGCCAGTGCTGCGGACAACGCCCGGGCCGCCAAGGAGCTCGAGAACCGCCAGCGCGCGGTGGACGAGCAACGCCGCAAGGTCGAAGACCTCATCAAGACCCAATCTATGCAGCGCCAGTCGCTGCGTGAGTCGGAAGCCCGGGACGAAGCCGAGGGCATGCGTAAGCAGTCCGAGACGATCATCGACGCGAGCAAGGCCGCGACGGAAGCACAACTCAATGAGAGCCGCGCCCGCCAGTCGAAGCTGACCGCGAACGACAAGAAGACGATCGCGGCCCGCGCGGCCGAGACGAAGATCCAGACGGATCTGGTGATCGGCCAGAAGAAGATCGAGAACGCCCAGCTGCAGAAATTGCTGGACGACAGCAAGGCGATCATCAACGGCGCCGGCCCTGAAACGACCAAGGACGCCGCGCGCCTGCGCGTCGCCGAGCTGTCCAGCCAGATGAAGGCCAACACGGACGAGATCGTCCAGATGGTCAAGGCGCAGGACGAAAAGATCGAGTACGTCACCAAGGAAAAGAAGGGTGGCAAGGGCAAGGCTGCGCCGATCGGCTACGACAAGGTCGACGCGCTGATCGGCGGCCTGGCCGGTCAGAAGGCCGAGCTGCAAGCCGAGATCGACTCGTTCAACGCCACCGCCGGCATGGTCGACAAGGGCCTGGCCGCGGCGGCGAAGATCGACGCGCAGGCCAAGTCCGGCAGGTTCAAGCACCGGGGCGAGGACGGGAAGTCCGTCTCCGATATCTCGCCGGAACAGCTGAACAACGCCAAGAAGCTCGCTCAGGACGTGGCGGAGATGCAGGAGGCCATGTCCATCGCCCAGCGCATCGCGGCCACCGGCCGCGACATCGGGGAGGATTACGCCCAGGCCATCAAGATCATCGCCAATCCGCTTGGCGAAATCTCCGTGGCCGACCGGGGCAAGACTGGTGCATTCGAGGACATGCTCAACAAGGCCGGCGTCGACCTGGACCGGGTTGCAGAGCGCATGGGCAAGACGCGGGCCCAGTTCGAGCAGGACATCAACAAGATCAAGGGTGACCTCGCCACCGTGGACCTGGCAAAGCCGGTTCAGGAGATGGTCACTGAGACCCAGCGGATGAACCTGGACCTGATCCTCAACGATCGGGACCGCACGCGCGCCCAGCTCGAACTCGAGCGGAACATGTACGTCGCGAAGATGAGCATGCGCATCCAGTACCTGAAGGATCACAAAGCGGGCACCGCGGAGATCCTCGCCGCCGAGCAGGCGCTGGCGAACTGGCAGATCGCAAACGCCCAGACCATCGGCGAGAAGCTGAAGACGCCGATGCAGAAGATGGCCGACCAATGGCGCGACAGCACCAAGGCCATGGAGGACGCGACAGCGCAGTGGGCCCAGCAGGGCATGGACGCGTTCATCAACTTCACGAAGACCGGCAAGCTCGAGTGGCAGTCGCTGGTGACGGACATCCTGGCCGGCTACCTGAAGATCCAGATGCAAAAAGAGCTGACCGGGCTCCTCAACATCGGCAGCAGCGGGTCGAGCGGAGCCGCGGGTGCAGCAGCCAGCGTGGCCAGCAGCGCGGCAAGCTCCGGCGGAGGCGGATTCTGGTCTTCGCTCGGCACCTGGGTCAGCGGTCTCTTCTCGTTCGCCGACGGCGGCGTCATGTCCCAGCTCGGCTCCGTGCCGCTGCGCAAGTACGCCAAGGGCGGCGTCGCGACCAGCCCGCAGCTCGCCCTGTACGGCGAAGGCTCGATGAACGAGGCGTTCGTCCCGCTGCCCGACGGCCGCTCCATCCCCGTGACCATGAAGTCGGATGGCCAGGCGGGCGAGGACCGCGGCCAGCCCGCCACCGGCGAAGCGCCGAACGTGACGGTGAACGTCATCAACCAGACCGGCCAGAACGTGACGGCGCAGCAGGGCGCCACGCGCTTCGACGGCCGGCAAATGATCCTCGACGTGGTGCTGAGCTCGATGCGGCAGCCCGGCTCGTTCCGCGACGGCATGCTCGGCGCCGTCGGGGGCTAAACCCAGAAAGAAACGATGGCAACCGCTCCTCTCGTCTTCCCAGCCTTGCCTTCGGGCAAGAGCTTCGACTCGTCCAAGTTCAGCATCACGCCCAACGACCCCGGCATGCGCCATGAGATGGAGGGTGGGTATGCAGTCACCCGCGCGCGCTTCACTCGCAAGCCCACCCGGGTGTTCAACTGCTCGCTGACCAACATCACGCAGGCCGACAAGAACGCCCTTGAGACGTTCTGGGACACCACCCGCGGCACGTCCCGGGCGTTCTCCTGGACCAGTCTCCAGGATGCGAAGACCTACAACGTGCGCTTCAAAAGTGCGCCGACCTACACCTACCGCGGCGTGCGCCAGAGCCACTTCTGGGATTGTGACATCCAGTTCGAGACCGTATAATAGTAAGTCATCACTGACTGACTATGTCCAAGTCCCTTTCCGTCGCCACCATCCTCGAGAAGAACCGCATCGAGTCGGGGGTTCCGTTTCTCCCCCTGCTGGACATCGAGGTGGTCGACCCGGCCACCGGCTCCGTGGTGGAGACGCTGCACCTGGTGCGCAATGACGAGTTGATCGTTTTCAACGGCATCGAGTATGTCCCGTGTGCCTTCGACATTTCGATGAAGGAAGAGGTCAACACCCAGACCTCCCTCGAACTGTCGATCAACGACTACAGCCAGGCGCTGCAGGCGCAGATGCAGGCATACCAGGGTGGGGTCGGCTTCAACGTGGTCTTCACGATCGTGGACAGCAGCGCGCTGGATCTCCCGCCTGAACTGGTCGAGTACTTCGAGGTGATGTCCGCCTCTGCCTCGGAGTACACCGCGAGCTTCGGACTGGGCGCCAACAACAACCTGTTCACCTACTTCCCGCGCCGGCGCCAGACCCGCGACTACTGCCAGTGGCGTTTCAAGGACCCCGACACCTGCGGCTACGCCGGCAGCGCGACCAGCTGCGACTTCACGCTGCAGGGCCCCAACGGCTGCGCCGCGAAGGGCAAGCGCCCGGACGGTCGCCCTCAGACCATTCAATTCGGCGCCTACCCAGGCATCAACTCCAACGGCATCCGCTATGCGTGATGTCGCCGGTGAGCTGTATGCCGATCTGATCGGCAAGCCATTCCTGTGGCGAGGCCGCGGTGAGGGCGGGTTCGACTGCTTCGGCCTGGTGCTGGAGATGTTCAAGCGAGCTGGCCAAGACATGCCCGAGTGGGACACGCCTGCAGAGATCGCCGCGGTATCGGGCCTGGTCTCCGTTGAGTTCTCGCAAAGCCGCTGGGTGCGGTGCGAGCGCCGGCCCGGCGCCATGGTGCTCTTCAACATGCCCCTGCGCATCGAAAACCGCCGCGTCCTGGCCACGACCCACTGCGGCTTCATGGTCACCGCCCAGGACTTCCTTCACAGCTGGGAAAAGACCGGCGGCATCACCACGGAGCGCCTTTACGAATGGGAGCGGCGCGTCGAGGGCTTCTACGAATTCCGAGGACAAGAATGACCGATAACAAAAACAAAATTCAGGTCATCGAGATCCTGAACCCGTTCGAGCCCAACGCTGCTCGGAAGCACGACACGCTCGACTACCGCCCGGGCAAGACCCTCGCAGACCTGTTCCCGGGCGTGATCATGCGCCGCGAATTCGTCTTCAGCCTGAACGGCAAGATCATCGAGGACGACGCCAAGGCTCTGACGTACCCGCAGGCCGGCGACGTGATCGTCATGTGCCCCGTGGTGGCCGGCGGCGGGGACGAGGGCGGCGGCAAGAGCATTCTTCGCATCGTCGCAATCGTTGCATTGGCATTCTTCACCGGCGGCGCAGGCGGCTTCGCGGCTGGTCTTTCGGGCGCAGCAGTCGGTTCGGTCGGCTACTCGCTTGCGTACGCCGGCATCATGATGGCCGGCAGCATGGTCATCAACGCCTTGCTGCCTCCGCCCAAGACCAAGGCCACCCCGGGCGGCCCAACCGCGTCGGACACGCTCACCTACGGCATCGACGGGCCGAAGAACGTTTCGGCCGAAGGCATCGTTGTTCCGGTGACCTACGGGACGCACCGCTATGGGGGCAACCTCATCAATGCGTACGTCACCAACGACAACAACAGCCAGCTCCTGCACCTGCTCTACAACTGCGGGGAAGGTCCGATCGCGAGCATCACCGACATCCAGCTCAACGACACGCCGATCGCGAACTACGGCGACTACCAGATCGAAACTCGGCTGGGCCTACCCGACGACACGCCGATCCCATGGTTCGCGCAGCAGGTCGTGCCGCGCGCGGTGGGGCAGGAGCTGACCACTGCGTTCATCACCAAGGTGACCGAGACCGAGGTGGACCAGATCCGTCTCGATTTCACTTGCCCTGCGGGCATGTACGGCGGCTGGGAGACCAAGCCGTCGAACTACACGATCTACAGCCCCGTCCTTGCGGAGATTCGCAAGGTCGGCACCACGGAGTGGCAGCCGTTCAGTCCTGACCTGATGGTGATCGGCGGCAATCAGAAGACCGCGCTGCGCCGCTCGTTCTTCTCGCCTCCGCTGCCTGAAGCGAAGTACGAGATCCGCGTCCGTCGTGATCGCCCAGCGTCGGGCGCTGGTGGCTCGGCGCCAGGCGGAATGATCTGGGTGGACAACATCTACTGGACGGACTACAACGAGATCCAGTTCGAGGAGGTCGCGTACCGCCACACCGCTCTGCTCGGCATCCGCATTCGGATGACCGACCAGCTGAACGGCCTTCCCACCGTCACCCACCTCAATGGTGGCCGGGTCATTCGGTGCTGGGACGCTACGACAGGCCAGTGGGTGAACCAGGCATCGGACAACCCTGCCTGGATCTCGCTCGATGCCCTGACGAACAAACGCTACGGCGGTGCGCAGCCCATGTCCCGCTTCGATATGGAGCGCTGGAAGGAGTGGGCGGCGCATTGCACCGCCAACGGCCTCAAGTTCAACGGGATCTTTGACACCCAGTCGAATGTCTGGGACGCGACGCAGCCGGTGTTCCGAGCAGGCCATGCCGGGCGCACCAACGTTGGCACGCGTTTCAGCATCGCCATCGAGAGGCAAGAGACGCCGCGGATGATGTTCTCGGTTGCGAACATGATCCAGGGCACTTTCAAGCAGAGCTGGTTGAGCTCGGCCGACCGCGCCAACGAGCTCGAGATCACATGGGTCGATAAGGACGACGGCTACCGCCAGAAGATCATGCGGGTGGTCGACACCTTGGCGGTGGGCAAGGGGCCCAAGTCCTCGCAGGTGGCCTTCACGGGCCTCACCTCGGCCGAAGAAGTCTGGCGAGACGCAAACATTCTGCTGAACCAGAACCGCCTGCTGCTGCAAACGGTAGAGTTCAGCGCACCGCTCGAGGCCATCGCATGTTCTGTGGGCGACGTCGTGCTTGTCCAGCACGACATGCCGAAGTGGTCGCTTGCAGGCCGACTGGAGGCGGGCTCGACGGTAGGGAAGGTGATGCTGGACCGCCCGGTGCAGATGAGCCCGAACGACGTGTATTCGGTGCTGGTACACATGAGCGCTGTGAAGCGCTTCAGCGGCACGGTCTCGTTCATTCAGGGCACCGGTGTCTTTGTGTCGGGCTTCCCGGGCGGCGTGAACGTGCGCCGGGTGAAGGTCGCGGGTAAGGACCTGGAGGTGAACTCCGCGATCCAGCAGGGCAACTCGCACGGTGTCATTCTTTCGACCATCGAGGGCATCGCCGTCGGCATGCCGATCGAACTGTGGGACACCGACGCGATCGAAACGCGCCTGGTGGTCAACACCGCCAGCGAGGCTGACCAGTCGTTCACTGAGCTGACCCTTGCGTCCCCATTGCCGGCCGCTCCAGAGATCTACACGCAGTGGATGTTCGGCAAGACGAACCGTACGGGCAAGCCCTTCCGAATTCGCTCGATCCGGGGAACCCACGACTACCAGCGGGACATCACCGCGCTGGAATACAACCCGGACTCGTATCTCACGACGCCAGCGCCGCCGGCGCCGAACTACAGCGACCTGGAGCGGTACGTCAAGCACGCCAGCATCGACGGCGTCTCCGAAGAGGTGTTCATCATCGGTCCGTTGACTCGGTCCCGGGTGACCGTCCACTTCAGTGGCCAGGACGAGACCTACTTCATGTCGAACGTCTACCTTCGCCGCAACGAAGGGGATGAAGAGAAGGTGGGCGAGAACACCGGACAGGTGACTGTCGAGGCCGCCCTCGGCGACGAACTTGTCTTCCGGGTTGTCGCGCGTGACGTGTTCATGCGCAGCGCCCCGCGTTCGACCGCGCCGACCATCTACCACCGTGCTGCCGGGCGCACGCTCGCCCCCAACGACGCGACCGGGCTCAACGCGGTCATGGACTCTACCGGTTGGCAGGCGACCTGGGACCCGTCCCTTGACCCTGACGTCACGTCGTCCGAGCTGCGCATCGGCCCGACGTGGGAGACCGCCCGCCTGCTGTGGCGGGGGAGCGCCACCAGCTGCCGCTTTGCGTTCCAGGCGGCCGGCGAGCATCAGTTGCGCCTACGCCACTGCATCGGCCAGACAGACGGTCTCTACTCCGGCAGCGACGCCGTCAAGACGATCGTCGTCCTGCCGCCGACACAGCCGATCGTCAGTGCGGAGGTCGACGGGCGCAGCGTTTCGCTCACGTGGCAGGACTGCGTGTCGACGCAGCCGCTGTTCGGCTACAAGATCCAGAAGGGCCCCAACGCGCAGGAGCTGCAGGACATCGGCAGCTCCTCTTCGCCGAACTTCCAGCGGATCGAGGCAACCGCCGGCATGCATCGGTACTGGGTTACCGCCCTCGACGTTGTGGGCAACCAGAGCGCGCCTGGACAGATCGAGGTGCAGTCCCTGCCGTCCATCGACGAGGCGATTGGGGAGCTCACGGACGGTCTGGCCGAGGTCATCGCCGACCTCGGCCAGACCAACCAGAACGTCACGAAGGAGATCCAGGACCGGATCAACGCGGACGCCGCCGAAGCGACAGCGCGCGCCAATGCCATCGCGGTCGAAACTGCGAATCGGGCGGCAGCTCTGCAGGCGGAGACAACCGCTCGCACCAACGCGATCACGACACAGGCGAACCGGATCACCCAAGAGATCACGGACCGCGCCGCCGCCATCACGGCCGAGCAAACGGCCCGCGGCAACGCGATTGCTGCGGAGCAGACTGCGCGAGTGAACGCCATCGCCGGTGAGGTCACCGCGCGCAACGCAGCGATCGCCGTCGAAACGACAAACCGCACGAACGCGCTGACCGCAGAGGCGGCCGCCCGTGCGACTGCGATCACCAACGCAGTGAGCGCCGAGACCGCGGCCCGCAACCAGGCCATTGCAGCAGAGGCGACGCTTCGCTCCAACGCCGACCAGGCGGAAGTGACCGCGCGTACGAATGCCATCCTGGCGGAGGCGCAAAACCGCCAGGCCGCGATCGCTTCCGAAGCAACCGCACGCTCTAATGGTGACGAGGCCGAGGCCACCGCGCGCCAGAACCTGGCCACTCAGCTGCAGACCGCCGACCAAGTGCTCACCTCGGCGATCCAGAACGAGGCGACCATCCGGTCGACAGCCGACGCTTCGGAGGTCTCCCAGCGCGAATCCTTGGGCATCACGCTCATTGGCCGCGCCGACCTGGCAGCAACGCTCTCGCGCGTGGTGGGGCCGTCGCTGCGCGCTGGCTTCGCCGCCGCAGCTGTCGCCGTAGGCGTGTGGGAACTCCCCACGCCCCCAACCAGCGGCTGGCTCTACGACGAGCAGCAGGCCCGCCTGACAGCGGACAGCGCAGAGGTGACTGCTCGGGAGTCCTTGGCGACCCAGATGCGCGGAACCTACGCAGGGACGGACCTCGCGCAGGTCACCAGCGGCCTGATCTTCTCCGAACGCCAAGCCCGCGTCACGGCCGACACGGCCGAGGTGACCGCACGCCAGGCGCTTGAGACCACCGTCACCAACAACAAGACCTCGACCGACGCCGCGATCGTGTCGGAGCAGAACGCGCGCACGACCGCAGACAGCGCACTCGGCACCCGGGTCGATACGCTGACCACGACCGTCAACACCGACCGCACGAATGCCAATACCGCGATCACCAGCGAACAGACTGCGCGCGTAAACGCAGACACCGCTCTCGGGACCCGGATCGACACGCTGACCACCACGGTCAACAACAACCAGACCACTGGCAACGCCGCAGTGATCGGCGAAGCGACCGCTCGTGCTGCGGCCGACGCAGCCGAAGCAGCAGCGCGGGAGACGCTCGCAACCTCGATCACGGGCATGCCCAACCCCGCCGATCAACTCGGCGCGGTTACCGGAGATTCCCTGGATCTTGATTTCGGCGAGGCCGACTTCGAGGTCTGGCAAAAGCCGGCTGTCGACACGCTCTCCTCTGGCCTGATCTTCGACGAACGCCAAGCGCGCGTGACTGCAGATGCAGCCGAAGTCTCCGCCCGCCAGGCGCTGGAGGCCGTGGTGAACACCAACAAGGGCTCGGCCGAGGCGGCGATGACCGCGGAGCAGACTGCCCGGGCCAACGCCGATGCGGCGGAAGTCACCGCTCGGGAAGCGCTCCAGACCCAGATGCGCGGCAACTACGCCGGCACCGACCTGGCTCAGGTGAGCACGGGCCTGATCGCGAGCGAGAAGAACGCCCGCACCACCGCGGACACTGCCATCGTCGGCACCGTTACGTCGCTTCAGACCACCGTCACCAACAACAAGACGACGACCGACGCGGCAATCCTCGCCGAACAGACGGCCCGGGCGAACGCAGACACGGCGGAGGCGACGGCACGCCAGGCTCTGCAGACGACAGTCACGTCGAACAAGACCAACACCGACGCCGCGATCGTCGCTGAGCAGAATGCTCGCTCGACCGCTGACGGCGCGCTGGGAACCCGCATCGACGGGGTGATCGCAACCGTTAACACCGACCGCACGAACGCGAACAGCGCAATGACAGCGGAGCAGACGGTTCGCGCCAGCGCGGACACAGCTCTGGGCACCCGTATCGACACGCTGACGACGACGGTGAACACCGATCGCGGCACCGCCAGCACGGCGATCACGAACGAGCAAACCGCCCGCGCAAACGCCGACACGGCCCTGGGCGGTCGGATCGACACCCTGACGTCCACGGTCTCGGATAACAAGACCACGGCGCAGGCCGCCGTAAACGAGGAGGCGGCTACCCGAGCCACGGCAGACACCGCCGAAGCGGCACAGCGTGCCTCCCTGGGAGTTGCGCTGACCGGAGCTCCGGCCCCTTCCAACACGCTCGCAGGCGTGGTGGGCCCGTCGCTGAAGTTGAGCATGACCACCGGCCCGCTCGGCGTCTGGGAGCCACTGGCTCTGGACGTGCTGTCCTCTGGCCTGATCTTCGACGAACGCCAGGCCCGAATCACGGCTGACACAGCCGAAGTCACCGCCCGGCAGGCGCTGGCAACGACCGTCACCAACAACAAGACCACGACGGACGCAGCCCTGACGGCCGAGCAGACGGCTCGCTCCACAGCGGACGCTGCCGAAGTGACCGCGCGCGAGTCCCTGGCTACGCAGCTGCGCGGCACCGCCACCGGCACCGACGTCGGTGCCGTGACCAGCGGTCTGCTGTTCTCCGAGAAGTCGGCCCGAACGACGGCTGACACGGCGATCGCCAACTCGGTGACCGCCCTGACGACCACCGTCACGAACAACAAGACGACGACGGACGCTGCGATCCTGGCAGAGCAGACCACGCGTGCCACTGCGGACACGGCCAACGCGAACGAGATCAACTCGCTGCGTGCGACAGTCAACGACAACAAGACCACCGGGACTGCGGCCATCAATGGGGAGGCGGACGCGCGCGCAACCGCGGACGCTGCGGAAGTGGCGAAGCGGGAGTCCCTGTCGGTTGCCGTTCTGGGCATGCCTCAGGTGTCGAACAAGCTCGCAGAGGTTGAAGGGCCGTCCCTGGACCTTGACTTCGCGGGTGACAACCTGGAAGCCTGGCTGACGCCGGCGCTGGACATCCTGTCCTCGGGCTTGCTCTTCGACGAACGCAAGTCTCGGATTTCCGCAGATGAAGCGGAGGTCACCGCGCGTCAGGTTCTTGAGGCGAAGGTCAACACGAACAAGGCTGACGCAGAGGCGGCCATCGTTACTGAGCAGACGGCACGGGCAGCCGCCGACTCGGCTAACGCGGACTCAATCACAGCCCTGACGGCGACTGTCAACAACGTGACGAACGGTCTGCCGAGCAAGGCGACCAACACGGCGGTCAACGCGTTGACGACGCGTGTGACCAACGCAGAAGGGCAGCTCACATCGCAGGGCGATGCAATCACCAGCCTCAACAGCAGCCTAGAACTGGGCCGTTCGGACTCCCAGGCAAGCCTGACGTCGGACGAGAACATGGCCAATGCTGCTGCCTGGCGCAGCCACTACGGGATCAATCTGGCTCCGTACTTCGCCACAGTCGCGGACGGGCAAGTCGCGACCACGGCCTGCCGGTCTCCCGTGGGTGGCGCGAGCTTCTGGAACTACTCGAAGAGCAAGGTGGTGATCGACCCCACCAGGACCTATCGCATCACTGCGTGGATTCGTCGGGTTGGCGCCAACGGGACGCACTACTTCAACTTCTGGCGCAACAACCTGGGAACCTACGGCAACTCCAGCATTGCCCTTGGCTCCCTGCCCGACAACGTCTGGAGCAAGGTCACGTGGCAAGCTCTGGGAAGCATTTTCGGGGACACCTCGATCAGCCCCGGCTTTGCCCTCAACCATTCTGGCGGGACCGCGGGTTACTCCGAAATTCAGGGCTACCGCTTCGAGGACGTCACCGACGCTCTGCGAATCACCGCAGCAGAAACGAGCAAGGCAGACGCTACTGCGGTGAACGCCCTGACGACCCGAGTTACGAATGCCGAGGGGACGATCACGAGTCAGGCGTCTTCGCTCACCTCGCTGACAGCGACGGTGAACGGGCATACGTCCTCGATCTCGACCAACGCAACGGCAATCGCCGATCTCGCTGGCAACGTGAAGGCAACGTGGCGCCTGAACGTCGACGCCAACGGCAAGACTGCCGGAATGATCATCGACAACAACGGCACGGTCTCCACGATCGCGATGCTTGTCGACAAGTTCGCTATTGCGACTGCGGGCCCTGGAGGCGCGATCAAGTACCCGTTCATGGTCGGGACTGTTGCAGGCGTGTCCACCGTCGGCATCGACGGCAACTTGGTGGTGGATGGCACGATCATCACGCGCGCGCTCGCTGCCGAGGCTGTGACTGCGGAAAAGGTCAAAGCGAAAAGCCTGACAGCGGACCAAATCGCTGCGGGCGCGATCTCGGCCGACCTGATCAACGTGGGCGTCGGCTCCAATCTGGTTCCCGATTCCGCGTTCCACGCAGGAGACGGCGGAAATCGAATCCTCAACGATGGCTCTGTCCCGTCAGGCTGGGGCACGTACGACAACTTCTCATCCGCGTCGCAGTCGGTCTTCGGGATTAACGCCCCTTCCCATGACTGGCATCCGATCGGAGGAAGTACCGCTACGGTTTTTCAGCCGAATGAGTGGTTCAACAACATTCAGGACAAGTCGAAGTGGACGCAAATTCACTCGGGGCAGATTCCTGTCACTGTTGGTCAGCGCTACGAGTTCAGCGGCTACGTCGCAGCGCATCGCTGCCAGGTCTGGTGCGCGGTGGAGTTCTA
This window harbors:
- a CDS encoding tape measure protein yields the protein MSANGGQIVVEFVVDNSNGLISIKQSGTALKELKSTLDLTANSVQKLEQQNDSLGRKFRDIVLTMGNLRFVAMDVNDVFLRLPTAILRSAGELEKMQVLMQGLSKEITKAGKIAEGQKGFNFVTTMAKNAPFELKALADTFVKFKTAGIDPTNGSMQALVDSVAKFGGTGESLKRASVAIQQMAGKGVVSMEELRQQLGEAVPTAMQDMADQMGMSMGELANAVSKGTLAAGPALDKMLLRMKVNNTGAAKEMMETWVGLGERLKTEFSLMAKTIAESDFGKAASESVKELITALGTDEAKRFADTIGTELGEAVRLIVSFIKTLIEYRGEIKLAAEAWIAYKVATSFFAPMVRSMAEGTGKISEGFRNQIAAANQAAASRQAASLREITASRESALAAERASLATIAAKEREVIAQSRAIDAMLAKQAVLDAAMRAKKGAEVIVPAMAGLPGLAGAQSAATVTKAQKDLTDQIARQNLASTAARAELNALAYAHNGLANNVITTTTQMRALESTTVAATGAQRAMAMGASALRAGLALIGGGVGLVTIALIAGIAMWSKWARAAEEAQARKRRAEKKLSTQEDIDATTGDLKSAQAELAKREMFNNSTGIFLPKNASAADNARAAKELENRQRAVDEQRRKVEDLIKTQSMQRQSLRESEARDEAEGMRKQSETIIDASKAATEAQLNESRARQSKLTANDKKTIAARAAETKIQTDLVIGQKKIENAQLQKLLDDSKAIINGAGPETTKDAARLRVAELSSQMKANTDEIVQMVKAQDEKIEYVTKEKKGGKGKAAPIGYDKVDALIGGLAGQKAELQAEIDSFNATAGMVDKGLAAAAKIDAQAKSGRFKHRGEDGKSVSDISPEQLNNAKKLAQDVAEMQEAMSIAQRIAATGRDIGEDYAQAIKIIANPLGEISVADRGKTGAFEDMLNKAGVDLDRVAERMGKTRAQFEQDINKIKGDLATVDLAKPVQEMVTETQRMNLDLILNDRDRTRAQLELERNMYVAKMSMRIQYLKDHKAGTAEILAAEQALANWQIANAQTIGEKLKTPMQKMADQWRDSTKAMEDATAQWAQQGMDAFINFTKTGKLEWQSLVTDILAGYLKIQMQKELTGLLNIGSSGSSGAAGAAASVASSAASSGGGGFWSSLGTWVSGLFSFADGGVMSQLGSVPLRKYAKGGVATSPQLALYGEGSMNEAFVPLPDGRSIPVTMKSDGQAGEDRGQPATGEAPNVTVNVINQTGQNVTAQQGATRFDGRQMILDVVLSSMRQPGSFRDGMLGAVGG
- a CDS encoding C40 family peptidase, which codes for MRDVAGELYADLIGKPFLWRGRGEGGFDCFGLVLEMFKRAGQDMPEWDTPAEIAAVSGLVSVEFSQSRWVRCERRPGAMVLFNMPLRIENRRVLATTHCGFMVTAQDFLHSWEKTGGITTERLYEWERRVEGFYEFRGQE